The window TCATCTGCACTATtcacaacatattttaatcgtaaaatagaatacgttgaacaattaaaaccgagaaaattcattgttcagtcggaaaatagaaaattacaacattgaaatttaaaaattcgaaaaaaaaaaaatttaaaacataagtCAATTGCGGttccaaatttcttcaattagaTCCGCTTGGACGCGTGTGTGTTGATCTTCTTAGCGCATTGCCGCTGAACGGGCCATGACATTGCGCACGTCGGGAGGAACACCTTGCACGGTCGGATCGGTGACAGTGTAGCTACTGCTGGCGCTGACGAGCGGATCGTCGCTCCAGTCAGTGGCGTTGTCTCCCTCGTCCTCAacgatcatgttatgcattatgatacatgcatacatgatgtcggcgatTAGCGGACGGTGCCAACCACGGGCCGGTCCCTTCACTATAGCCCAACGTGATTGGAGAActccaaatgcgcgctccacatCTTTCCGAGCCGCCTCTTGCTTTTTGGCAAACAACTTCCTCCTATCCGTAGTCGGACATGTGATGGTCTTCACGAACACGGGCCATCTAGGGTAGATCCCGTCTGCCAGATAGTACCCCATAGTGTACCGACGGTGGTTGGCCGTGAACTCTACGGTAGGCGCTCGCCCGGCACACAAGTCGTTGAACAATGGAGACCCGTTCAACAtattgaggtcgttgttcgacccagCGACTCCAAAGtaggcatgccagatccacaacCGTTGGTCGGCAACGGCCTCCAACACAATCGTTGGATGCGAGCCCTTGTGCCCGCTAGTGAATGCTCCTCTCCAAGCCAttggacaattcttccacGGCCAGTGCATACAGT of the Salvia hispanica cultivar TCC Black 2014 unplaced genomic scaffold, UniMelb_Shisp_WGS_1.0 HiC_scaffold_189, whole genome shotgun sequence genome contains:
- the LOC125198686 gene encoding protein ALP1-like, coding for MNPRREGQRAIEAQMARMLETAMPTIQEEINNEVERYQAAIQAWNEQHDRVPRTRMYIHRDREQAGLRLFMDYFSADPRWSDQMFRHRFRMRRNVFLRIVNAVVARDAYFMQTFDAVGRQSISTLQKCTSALRQLAYGTAADMFDEYLHVSEHTRRACLAKFCRAVIEAFKDTYLRKPTSDDVRRLVRMHEERHGFPGMLGSIDCMHWPWKNCPMAWRGAFTSGHKGSHPTIVLEAVADQRLWIWHAYFGVAGSNNDLNMLNGSPLFNDLCAGRAPTVEFTANHRRYTMGYYLADGIYPRWPVFVKTITCPTTDRRKLFAKKQEAARKDVERAFGVLQSRWAIVKGPARGWHRPLIADIMYACIIMHNMIVEDEGDNATDWSDDPLVSASSSYTVTDPTVQGVPPDVRNVMARSAAMR